A window of Clostridium sp. 'White wine YQ' contains these coding sequences:
- a CDS encoding HAD-IC family P-type ATPase, whose amino-acid sequence MEETDNKLGLTKTEVEQRKKAGLVNVVVSPPSRTWLQIIRANVFTRFSAINLVLAAMVIVAGSPKNALFAFVIITNSIIGIFQETRAKKTIEELSLLSKSKVKVVRDGIDVLINSEEIVLDDVIILEPGIQLVTDSVLLPMGDVEVDESMLTGESDYIGKKKEDNLLSGSFIVSGYGYGKVIKVGEDTYAAKLSKEAKKFKVINSEMQGAINKILKYIMWLIVPIGTLLIVTQILFTKSTWQEAFISAVAGVVGMVPEGLVLLTSATFLVGVIRLSKYKTLVQELPATEVLARVDTMCIDKTGTITEGKLKIVDIIPWKENDIKDIKEILGTFIKSFPGGNATFDALRKEIPISNKYIVKHMEPFDSTKKWSGIEVEGIGSFVLGAPEMIVKNDYIEVRSIVEQEAEKGRRVLILAHFKHKNLNENLPEDIEPMAILLMEDVIRKDASETLAYFRKQGVNIKIISGDNPITVASVSKKVGVENSHKYIDARNLPEDIEELSKVIEENVIFGRVTPYQKQKLVKALQASGRIVAMTGDGINDVLALKESDCGIAMASGSDATKAVAQLVLLESNFDALPRVVEEGRKMINNLERVSELYLSKTVYSILLSLIFALIFLPFPYDPIQLSLVGSIGIGFPSMFLALIPNKALVHRGFLKRILSISIPNGISISLGTLLVYLIAYYQGRPIEELRTLSILVSGCISLLILLNVSKPLNLFKGTLVALMAIVFFLSFVVKISAEFFGFSIINIFDVILIIAVVAVSWAMNNVFIKIEKNINRHP is encoded by the coding sequence ATGGAAGAAACAGATAATAAATTAGGATTGACAAAAACAGAAGTGGAACAAAGAAAAAAAGCTGGGTTAGTTAATGTTGTTGTAAGTCCTCCATCAAGAACATGGCTTCAGATAATTAGAGCAAATGTATTTACAAGATTTAGTGCGATAAATCTAGTGTTAGCAGCAATGGTGATCGTTGCAGGATCACCTAAAAATGCATTATTTGCCTTTGTGATAATAACAAATTCTATTATAGGGATATTCCAAGAAACTAGAGCGAAAAAAACAATTGAAGAACTTTCTCTCTTGAGTAAGTCTAAGGTTAAGGTTGTTAGAGATGGTATAGATGTGTTGATTAATTCAGAAGAAATAGTCCTTGATGATGTTATTATTTTAGAACCAGGTATTCAATTAGTTACGGATTCAGTTTTATTACCAATGGGAGACGTAGAAGTTGATGAATCAATGCTTACTGGTGAATCAGATTATATTGGGAAAAAGAAAGAAGACAACCTTTTATCAGGAAGTTTTATTGTTTCAGGTTATGGTTATGGGAAAGTAATAAAGGTAGGAGAAGATACCTATGCAGCTAAATTATCCAAAGAAGCTAAAAAATTTAAAGTTATTAATTCTGAAATGCAAGGAGCTATTAATAAAATATTAAAGTATATTATGTGGCTTATAGTACCAATAGGAACACTTTTAATTGTAACACAGATATTATTTACAAAATCCACTTGGCAAGAGGCATTTATAAGTGCAGTGGCAGGAGTAGTGGGAATGGTTCCAGAAGGCTTAGTTCTATTGACAAGTGCTACTTTTCTAGTAGGAGTAATTAGACTTTCAAAATATAAAACCTTAGTGCAAGAACTTCCTGCAACTGAAGTGTTAGCTAGAGTAGACACTATGTGCATAGATAAAACAGGAACCATAACAGAGGGGAAACTTAAGATAGTAGATATAATTCCCTGGAAGGAGAATGATATCAAAGATATAAAAGAGATTTTAGGAACCTTTATTAAAAGTTTCCCTGGAGGTAATGCGACTTTTGATGCTTTAAGAAAGGAAATACCTATATCTAACAAATACATAGTTAAACATATGGAACCCTTTGATTCAACAAAAAAGTGGAGCGGAATAGAAGTTGAAGGGATAGGAAGCTTTGTTTTGGGAGCACCTGAAATGATTGTGAAGAATGACTATATAGAAGTTAGAAGTATAGTAGAACAGGAGGCTGAAAAAGGAAGAAGAGTATTAATTTTAGCACATTTTAAACATAAAAATTTAAATGAAAATTTACCAGAAGATATTGAGCCAATGGCAATACTTTTGATGGAGGATGTTATAAGGAAAGATGCTAGCGAAACCCTTGCTTATTTTAGAAAACAGGGAGTGAATATTAAGATAATTTCGGGAGATAATCCTATTACTGTGGCATCAGTTTCCAAGAAAGTAGGAGTTGAAAACTCACATAAATATATAGATGCTAGAAACTTACCAGAGGATATAGAAGAACTTTCTAAAGTAATAGAGGAGAATGTTATTTTTGGCAGAGTGACTCCATATCAGAAACAAAAACTAGTAAAAGCTTTGCAGGCTAGTGGAAGAATAGTTGCAATGACTGGAGATGGAATTAATGATGTTTTGGCACTCAAGGAATCAGATTGCGGAATCGCTATGGCCTCAGGAAGTGATGCTACTAAAGCAGTAGCTCAGTTAGTTCTATTGGAATCAAATTTTGATGCATTACCAAGGGTAGTAGAAGAGGGAAGAAAGATGATAAATAATTTAGAGAGAGTATCAGAACTATATTTGTCTAAGACTGTATATTCAATTCTGCTTTCACTTATTTTTGCTCTTATTTTCTTGCCTTTTCCATATGATCCTATACAGTTAAGTTTAGTAGGTTCAATAGGCATTGGATTTCCATCGATGTTTTTAGCCTTGATTCCTAATAAGGCGTTGGTTCATAGAGGATTTTTAAAACGGATTTTATCTATATCAATACCAAATGGAATAAGCATCAGCTTAGGGACTCTTCTGGTATATCTTATTGCATATTATCAAGGAAGGCCAATTGAAGAGTTAAGGACCTTAAGTATATTAGTATCAGGATGTATTAGCCTATTAATTTTACTCAATGTTTCTAAGCCATTAAACTTATTTAAAGGAACCTTGGTTGCGCTAATGGCAATTGTGTTTTTCTTGTCTTTTGTAGTTAAGATATCAGCTGAATTCTTTGGCTTTAGTATAATTAATATTTTTGATGTAATATTAATTATTGCTGTAGTTGCAGTAAGCTGGGCAATGAATAATGTTTTTATAAAAATAGAAAAAAATATAAATAGACATCCATAA